Proteins from a genomic interval of Kribbella aluminosa:
- a CDS encoding type III polyketide synthase: MTRIAAVRPALPPYRYRQSTLTEAFAAMCLPDGRGTALLRRLHANAGVSYRHLALPLEQYAVLDDFGAANDAWIATAVDLGAEAVAGAVKDAGLTLDDVDVLMFTTVTGVAAPSIDARVALRLGLREDVKRLPLFGLGCVGGAAGIARLHDYLTAWPSHVAVLLSVELCSLTLQRDDASLPNLVGGALFGDGAAAVVLTGSDHPAAAGPSVVATRSRLYPDSERVMGWDVGAGGFRIVLGADVPEVVRTYLGEDVRGFLGDYGLSVADIGTWVSHPGGPKVLEAVEETLELAPGALELTWKSLDAVGNLSSSSVLHVLGDTMRLGPSGPGMLLAMGPGFCSELVLMEW; this comes from the coding sequence ATGACCCGGATCGCAGCGGTCCGCCCCGCGCTGCCGCCGTACCGGTATCGGCAGTCAACCCTGACCGAGGCCTTCGCCGCGATGTGCCTCCCGGACGGGCGCGGTACGGCATTGTTGCGCCGGCTGCACGCGAACGCGGGCGTGTCGTACCGGCATCTCGCGCTGCCGCTGGAGCAGTACGCCGTACTCGACGACTTCGGCGCCGCCAACGACGCGTGGATCGCGACCGCCGTGGACCTCGGCGCGGAGGCCGTCGCAGGCGCGGTGAAGGACGCGGGGCTGACGCTGGACGACGTCGACGTACTGATGTTCACGACGGTGACCGGGGTGGCGGCGCCGTCGATCGACGCCCGGGTGGCGTTGCGGCTCGGGCTCCGGGAGGACGTGAAGCGGCTGCCGTTGTTCGGGCTGGGGTGCGTCGGGGGAGCGGCCGGGATCGCGCGGTTGCACGACTACCTGACCGCCTGGCCGTCGCACGTCGCCGTGCTGCTGTCCGTGGAGTTGTGCTCGTTGACGTTGCAGCGCGACGACGCCTCGCTGCCGAACCTGGTCGGCGGGGCGCTGTTCGGGGACGGCGCGGCGGCGGTGGTCCTGACCGGGTCCGACCATCCGGCCGCGGCGGGGCCGTCGGTGGTGGCGACGCGTTCGCGGCTGTACCCCGACTCGGAGCGGGTGATGGGGTGGGACGTCGGCGCGGGCGGTTTCCGGATCGTGCTCGGGGCGGACGTACCGGAGGTGGTCCGGACCTACCTGGGCGAGGACGTACGCGGGTTCCTCGGCGACTACGGGTTGAGCGTCGCGGACATCGGTACGTGGGTGAGCCATCCGGGCGGGCCGAAGGTACTCGAGGCGGTCGAGGAGACGCTGGAGCTGGCACCCGGGGCGCTGGAGCTGACGTGGAAGTCGCTCGATGCCGTGGGCAACTTGTCGTCGTCCTCGGTGCTGCATGTCCTCGGTGACACGATGCGCCTGGGTCCGTCCGGGCCTGGGATGCTGCTGGCGATGGGTCCTGGTTTCTGTTCCGAGCTCGTGTTGATGGAGTGGTGA
- a CDS encoding isoprenylcysteine carboxyl methyltransferase family protein: MYGWYVGLVLLVAVERVAELVVSLRNARWSFARGGVEAGRGHYPFMVALHTLLLAACLVEAAHRTFVPWLGWTMFAVVLLAQGLRWWCITVLGHQWNTRVIVVPGLKLVARGPYRWLRHPNYVAVVAEGIALPLVHTAWLTALIFTVLNIPLLAVRIRTEEAALKSTLVP, translated from the coding sequence ATGTACGGCTGGTACGTCGGATTGGTGCTGCTCGTCGCCGTTGAGCGCGTGGCAGAGCTCGTGGTGTCACTGCGGAACGCGCGCTGGAGCTTCGCCCGGGGCGGGGTGGAGGCGGGGCGGGGGCATTACCCGTTCATGGTCGCGTTGCACACGTTGTTGCTGGCGGCATGCTTGGTGGAGGCGGCACATCGCACGTTCGTGCCGTGGCTCGGGTGGACGATGTTCGCGGTGGTGCTGCTGGCGCAGGGGCTGCGGTGGTGGTGCATCACCGTGCTCGGGCATCAGTGGAACACGCGCGTGATCGTCGTACCGGGGTTGAAGCTGGTTGCCCGCGGCCCGTACCGCTGGTTGCGTCACCCGAACTACGTAGCCGTCGTAGCGGAAGGCATCGCGCTACCGCTCGTCCACACCGCGTGGCTCACCGCCCTGATCTTCACCGTGCTGAACATCCCCCTCCTGGCCGTCCGCATCCGCACAGAGGAAGCCGCGCTCAAGTCCACCCTGGTCCCGTGA